A section of the Pseudomonas fluorescens genome encodes:
- a CDS encoding MFS transporter has protein sequence MANPYAELFQAPGSRAFVSAGMLARMPISMTGIGLITMLSQVRGGYGLAGAVAATFALATAFCAPQVSRLVDRYGQGRVLPVAAMIGGGALLLLLLCTRLQAPDWTLFIFAALAGCMPNMSAMVRARWTEIYRGQPRLQTAFALESVLDEVCFILGPPISVGLCVLLFPEAGPLVGAILLAVGVTTFVLQKQTEPAVHAQLEQQGRWLITQPSVLVLMILLMAMGTIVGVVDVVSVAFAQHQGQPAAASIVLSVYAIGSCLAGLAFGALKLHMPLPRQFLLCGLATALTTLPLLWVGDILGLSLAVFVSGLFFAPTLIVSMALVEQVVPPSRLTEGMTWLITGLSIGVAIGAASSGWMIDQFGAPSGFWVALMAGAVVLVSAVLGYRRLG, from the coding sequence ATGGCAAACCCTTACGCCGAGCTGTTCCAGGCGCCAGGCTCCAGGGCTTTTGTATCGGCCGGCATGCTCGCGCGCATGCCCATTTCCATGACCGGTATCGGGCTGATCACCATGCTGTCTCAAGTGCGCGGTGGCTATGGATTGGCGGGCGCGGTGGCGGCCACCTTTGCCCTGGCGACGGCGTTTTGCGCGCCGCAGGTTTCGCGCCTGGTCGATCGTTACGGGCAGGGCCGTGTATTGCCGGTGGCGGCCATGATCGGCGGCGGTGCGTTGTTGTTGCTGTTGCTGTGTACCCGCTTGCAGGCGCCGGACTGGACCTTGTTCATCTTTGCCGCCCTGGCCGGTTGCATGCCCAATATGTCGGCCATGGTGCGTGCACGCTGGACCGAGATCTATCGTGGCCAGCCGCGTTTGCAAACCGCGTTCGCCCTGGAATCGGTGCTTGACGAGGTGTGTTTTATCCTCGGGCCGCCGATATCGGTGGGGCTGTGCGTTCTGCTGTTTCCCGAGGCCGGGCCGCTGGTAGGGGCGATTCTGCTGGCGGTCGGTGTGACCACCTTTGTCCTGCAAAAACAGACCGAGCCTGCTGTTCACGCACAACTTGAGCAGCAGGGCCGCTGGTTGATCACCCAGCCTTCGGTACTGGTGTTGATGATCCTGCTGATGGCCATGGGCACCATTGTCGGTGTGGTGGATGTGGTCAGCGTGGCGTTCGCCCAACATCAGGGCCAGCCGGCTGCCGCCAGTATCGTGTTGTCGGTGTATGCCATTGGTTCGTGCCTGGCGGGGCTGGCCTTTGGTGCGTTGAAATTGCACATGCCGTTGCCCCGGCAGTTCCTGCTCTGTGGCCTGGCCACGGCGTTGACCACACTGCCCTTGCTGTGGGTGGGGGATATTCTCGGGCTGTCCCTGGCGGTGTTTGTATCCGGGCTGTTTTTTGCGCCGACGCTGATTGTGTCCATGGCCCTGGTGGAGCAGGTCGTGCCGCCCAGCCGCCTGACCGAAGGCATGACCTGGCTGATCACCGGCCTGAGCATCGGTGTGGCCATAGGCGCGGCAAGTTCCGGCTGGATGATCGACCAGTTTGGCGCCCCCAGCGGGTTCTGGGTGGCGCTGATGGCCGGGGCGGTGGTGCTGGTGTCCGCCGTGTTGGGCTACCGCCGCCTGGGATGA